The Entelurus aequoreus isolate RoL-2023_Sb linkage group LG04, RoL_Eaeq_v1.1, whole genome shotgun sequence nucleotide sequence GCTTGAcatcacattgtgtccaatatttaccaCAATGACAACAATAAgttatattttaggttcatttaatagttaaaacatatttaaataatggatcacatatttcaatatatgactcattatcaaCTGAATTcagtttttctactgatatcatctccttagcttgtgtataccagtcagtatttattgtgtgtgtgtgtttaccagtcagtatttattttgtgtgtatactagtcagtacatattgtgtgtataccagtcagtatgtattctgtgtataccagtcagtacatattgtgtgtataccagtcagtatttattatgtgtgtttaccagtcagtatttattgtgtgtataccagtcagtacatattgtgtgtataccagtcagcatGTAttctgtgtataccagtcagtatttattgtgtgtgtgtgtataccagtcagtacgtATTATGTGTGtaaaccagtcagtatttattatgtgtgtttacCAGTCAGTACatcttatgtgtgtataccagtcagtacgtattatgtgtgtataccagtcagtgtttattttgtgtgtataccagtcagtatttattgtgtgtgtataccagtcagtacgtattgtgtataccagtccgtacgtattatgtgtgtgtaccagtcattacgtattgtgtgtgtataccagtcagtatgtatcgtgtgtataccagtcagtacgtattatgtgtgtataccagtccgtacgtattatgtgtgtataccagtcagtatgtattgtgttgtGTTCACCAGTCAGtacgtattgtgtgtgtataccagtcagtatgtattgtgtgtgtataccagtcactaCGTATtgcgtgtgtgtataccagtcattatgtattgtgtgtgtttatgtgtgtataccagtcagtatgtattgtgtctgtgtgtgtgtgtgtttaccagtcagtatgtattctgtgtgtataccagtcagtgtttattgtgtgtgtttaCCAGTCAGTACgtattatgtgtataccagtcagtatgtattgtgtgtgtataccagtcactatgtattgcgtgtgtgtgtataccagtcattatgtattgtgtgtgtttatgtgtgtataccagtcagtatgtattgtgtctgtgtgtgtgtgtgtttaccagtcagtatgtattatgtgtataccagtcagtatgtattctgtgtgtgtaccagtcagtgtttattgtgtgtgtttaccagtcagtatgtattgtgtgtgtataccagtcagtatgtattgtgtgtgtataccagtcactatgtattgcgtgtgtgtgtatacctgtcattatgtattgtgtgtgtttatgtgtgtataccagtcactatgtattgtgtctgtgtgtgtgtgtgtgtgtgtgtgtataccagtcagtatgtattgtgtctgtgtgtataccagtccctATGtattgtgtctgtgtgtgtgtgtgtgtgtgtaccagtcagtatgtattgtgtctgtgtgtataccagtcactatgtattgtgtctgtgtgtgtgtgtgtgtgtgtaccagtcagtatgtattgtgtctgtgtgtataccagtcagtatgtattgtgtgtgtataccagtcagtatgagttggacaatcaacatccatccattatttaatgttaatgttgttgttgtgatgcatAGTGAGAGAAATGTTCTTTACTGACACTACTAtattgatgcagatcaccaagaatacaagtttgcagtcattgggatgtttatatttaagAATGTGATTGTTGTTTTAAACCATAACTCTTTTactctctgacattcccacaatagaTTAATAATCGTTCctttatacataacttgctattcaAACAACTGGGaaggtgtaaaatacaatctattcaacatCTTAAATTGACTCTGCTTATTTTTAATGCATAAAAGGTCTTATTGGCATTTTCCAAATATTATTCCATATGTCtctttctaaaatgtttaagtcaatCATCCACTTTTGAACACATGCATTTTGTTCCTAACGATATGTACAAACGGGAGCAGTTCTCAACTTTGTTGTACGCTGCTACTTCATACTGCTCAATGCAAAAAACATCTCCCATCACGTTAGAATGtgtgaagaaaatgttttgaatagtTTTACATTTTGTCCTCCATAGTCCTGTTTGCTCTCAAGAGGCAGGAGTGAACAGGAAAGAGTTAGTGGCATACTTAAACAGGATAGTGGAAAATTACTGACTGTAAGGAGAGGAGCCATGGATCATGTGCAATGTCTCCTCAGTTCAGGGCTAGGCAAAGAATATTCAAAGGGATGATTCAGGATAAGCCTAAGCAAGCTTTTCCTTTAGTTGGTTTTatcataaaggaagtagttgttGGCACCAAAAGATGTACATTTGCCTGTCAAAGCGTTTGAGCTGGATGCTCACCACAGGGAAATGTTCCTGCTGCTGCACCCATCAGCACAATGTTATCTTCTCCTTGCAACTTGGAAGCCAGGTCCCTGGTTCTGATGGCCCAGCGTTCCCTTCTGAGGCTGTGAAAGAACCCCCTGACATTGCATGAGACAAACCGGTGGCCTGATTACATGCAAAGCAGCCGCCACCCGGACGAGGCCTTGGGCCTTTCCCTGTCTTTGTCTCGCCACCTATTCCTGCACGGCTGCTTGCAAAGATCAATTCAGAACCTTCAGGGTTAGCGCTGATCCAATTTAACAGTGTTATGAAAGGATCTCACAAGGTGATAGTTGTGCTTCTTTTACAGTCTCAATATAACTTAAATGTGTGTCCTTGGTATCAAACCATTTGCCTTCTATTCGCTCTTCCACTTTTAAAAAGCCTGTAACTAGAGCTAACATGTATTGTTTTTATCAGAACAGACCAGTTTACAAATCTTGCTCACTTTGCTGAAAAAGATGAGATAACGTCTGTCACATGAATGACCTTCTagtgtacaaaagcagtgaagttgtcctgTTGTGTAAAtagaaagagaatacaacaaatccttttcagcttatattcaattgaatagactgcaaagacaagatatttcatgttccaaatgagctaatatttgcaaaaaataacattttccagtgtgaacatgaaatatcttgtctttgcagtctattcaggtgaatataagttgaaaaggatttgttgtattctctttttatttaccatttacacaaggtgacaacttcactgcttttggggtttgtagatacGTTGGTGTAATCCTTGTGTTAAATACCTTCACTTCTGTGTGGGGAATAACAGGCCAAGCAGGAAAGACCATTTACCTCGCCCGGCCGGCAACGCCCCCCCTCTCCATCCATTCCTCTGGGACGCAACCGTTCGCCATCCCCCGCCCCTAATCCATCTCTGAAGAGGACTCCTTCCCCAGCAGCAGCAAAGTAAGACTTGTGATTTCTCGCTGACTTTTCAGAGACGTTGACACATTTCCTTCTGACAGGCAAAATGCAAGGGCCCGTCCGCCCTCGCCGGCAATGAAACAACGTCCCCCATCCCCTCAACCAACCACAGCTAAGCCCCCGCCCATCCAGAAACCAGCTCTCACCCCACCGGGGCCCCCCACCCTACGAAAGAGGGACTCCCGGCCCAAGGATCTGGGTCCTGTGACAACGGGGTCACCACAGTCCTCTGACTCTAGCAAGTCCAAAGACAAAGATGGTGAGTATGCCGTTTAGTCGAAAAAGCAGGATTTGAACTTGCATGTAAGAATGAATTAACTGTAGAGTGAAATGCTACACTTGAATGTTTATTCATTACGGTCAGTATTGAAGTATTTTACTCACTTGATCCTCCTATCAAATCATTAGAAGGTCTTTTTTCATGTGGCAAGAAGACGATATGACTGAAAATATACTTTGTGTGGGACATCGTGTGCACCATGCCGTAGATCACACCTGGGCAAAATAGggtccgcgggccacatgcggcccattaacaTTTTCAAGCCGGCCCGCcagacgttctacatcattttttttagacctttaacatccaaACTATCgcggccattatgatgtgcagtgatgtttttaaatgaccgtcagtcttgaactatagaaagtatttaaatggttgaaatctgcgcttttgagtgttgtaggagttattacggtaatctacgtcacagcagctcagaccaggaacaaagcagagtgggcggggcttgttttcagTGCACCACCTGTCTTGGCTCAGGCCACGGCCATTAGTTTAGAACCTGGGAAAAGGCCGATACACGgggatacccatgatttcagcctttcaacgCTCCTTGGCTCACCAGTTTTTGACCTGGGTATTTGTCAAGTCCTGTTTACGGCCCTGAAGGCACTCACCCTAACAATATTTTCCACACAATGCTTGATGACTGACCTCCAACTGTATTTGTATTGTTTGTGTACAGTGCAAAGTGATGTAGCAGCAGCTCAGTTTATAGTTAACCTCAGTGGAGCAGAACTATTATAAACTCCCACATCCTGTCCTACATGGAATGTGGTCAATGCCGACACCTCCTGGAAAGAACAGACTACTGCAGTGCTTACCAATTATGTTCTGCTAGCACCCCCAGGAATAGGCTGTATTTAttccacaatggggaaatgatgtggttgcagtgcagattctaAAAGTCCACAAACAATAGtataaaacacaggaaaacaagaGGGatacattaaagaacacaaaacatcaaatacattaaaagagcacagagctacGCAACCGGCTGCCACTTCAGCGGCgctatttctacatacagctactaaagtaaaacaacaaaatgaGCACACATAGCATTGCATCCTTAAAAATATTAAAGAAAGCAAAAACATTCAAGAAATGGGGCGGTATagtttggttggtagagtggccgtgccagcaacttgagggttccgggttcgatccccgcttccgccatcctagtcactgccgttgtgtccttgggcaagacactttacccacctgctcccagtgccacacacactgctttaaatgtaacttagatattgggtttcactatgtaaaagcgctttgagtcactagagaaaagcgctatataaatataatttacagtatttttcggactataagtcgctctggagtataagtcgcaccggccgaaaatgcataataaagaaggaaaaaacgtatataagtcgcactggagtgtaagtcgcatttttgggggaaatttatttgataaaaaccaacaccaagaatagacatttgaaaggcaatttaaaatgtctaaagaatagtgaacaacaggctgaataagtgtacgttatatgaggcataaataaccaactgagaacgtgcctggtatgttaaaggcctactgaaatgaaatttttttatttaaacggggatagcagatccattctatgtgtcatacttgatcatttcgcgatattgccatatttttgctgaaaggatttagtagagaacatcgacgataaagttcgcaacttttggtcgctgataaaaaaaaagccttgcctataccggaagtagcgtgacgtcacaggttgaaggactcctcacatttccccattgtttacaccaggagtgagagcgattcggaccgagaaagcgacgattaccccattaatttgagcgaggatgaaagattcgtggatgaggcacgtgagagtgaaggactagagtgcagtgcaggacgtatcttttttcgctctgaccgtaacttaggtacaagggttcattggattccatactctctcctttttctattgtggatcacggatttgtatttccagcctggcgaagcttaacaatgctgttgctaacgacgccattgaagctaacttagctacgggacctcgtcagagctatgataaaaacattagcgctccacctacgccagccagccctcatctgctcatcaacacccgtgctcacctgcgttccagcgatcgacggagcgacgaaggacttcacccgatcatagatgcggtcggcggctagcgtcggatagcgcgtctgctatccatctcaatgtcctcctggttgtgttgctgcagcccgctgctaatacaccgatcccacctacagctttcttctttgcagtctccattgttcattaaacaaattgcaaaagattcaccaacacagatgtccagaatactgtggaattttgcgatgaaaacagagctttttgtattggatccaatgggtccgaatacttccgtttcaaccattgacgtcacgcgcatacgtcattatacatagacgttttcaaccggaagttttgcgggaaatttaaaattgcactttataagttaacccggccgtattggcatgtgttgcaatgttaagatttcatcattgatatataaactatcagactgcgtggtcgctagtagtggctttcagtagggctttaacgtaacattatggtaagagtcattcaaataactataacatatagaacatgctatacgtttaccaaacaatctgtcactcctaatcgctaaatcccatgaaatcttatacgtctagtctcttacgagaatgagataaataatattatttgatattttacgctaatgtgttaatcatttcacatataagtcgctcctgagtataagttgcaccccccggccaaactatgaaaaaaactgccacttatagtctgaATAATACGGTACTTCACACTTCAAAAATGTAGATctaacaaagaataactttattaacgtTGTTTTTTAGTccttaacagaaaatatttaaagtgcatcaatttgcctgaaaaaaaTTATCCTTATTTggactataaacattttttggaCCAACTTAAGCCATGTGCTACTGAAAAGTACAattattaaacaaaaacattcaaattaatcggcaacattaactcaggagcacaattaTATACAAAACAAACATGAATACAACAATAGGTGCagatttttttaatatatctatatatataaaaggATTAAATTGGGATTAATGGATACGATGAGCACCTTTTTCGAAGTGGGGTTTGATGCACAATGCTGATAAAGCATCAAATATAGTAATATAAAGGTTAAAAACAAGTATTAAACAACATGGTAATAAAAATTTCAGCGCTCCTTATTTGCATTTCTTTGGTTGGGAGGGAGTGTGTTgagagggaggacttggaggaaTCGTTATGGATGTCTCCGCTGAGCATTTCACAAAGTCAAATTGTATTTAACTTTTTGCTTTTACTTTCTTTTTGTTGGCACACTGCCCCCAGAAGTGTCTGGACTGCCTGTTTACTTCCTAAAAGGTGTGATGAATGTAACAGTAGGcagtggcagcacggtggaggaggagttagtgcgtctgcctcacaatacaaaggccctgggttcgatcctgcgctcgggatctttctgtgtggagtttgcatgtcctcccccgtgactgcgtgtgtTCCCTCCGGGTGcttccggcttcttcccacctccaaagacatgcacctgaggataggttgattggcaacactaaattgactctagagtgtgaatgttgtctgtctatctgtgttggccctgtgatgaggtggcgacttgtccagggtgtaccccgccttccgcccgaatgcagctgagataggctccagcaccccgaacgggacaagcggtagaaaatggatggaatgtaACAGTCATGCATTGTACTTGTCAGATGCCAAGACAGGCACCAACTCTGCTGCCGAGGCCGCCAAGATCTTGGCGGAGAACCGTCGACTGATGCGGGAGCAGAAGGAGAAAGAGGAGCAACTCCGGATACAACGGGAGGAAGAGGACAAGTGAGCTTTTTGTCTTCTCTCTCACAAACAGACGTGAAGGATAAAGCCTCACGTGGACTCCTGTCTGCTCCTTCAGGCTCAGGAAAGAGGAGGAAGAACGCCTAGCGGAGGAGGCGCGCCTGAAGCGCGAAGAGGAGGAGAAGATACTGGCGGCGGAGAGACgagtgaaggaggaggaggaggccctTATTGCGGAGGAAGAGCGCGTGAGAATGGAGGCGGAAGACGCTCTGAAGCAGGCGGAGCTCCAGAAGGAGCGGGAAGAGGCGGAGGCCAAGGCCTTGGTGGAGGCGGAGAAGGTCCGTCAGGAGCGAGAGCGCGTCATGCAGCAGAACCAGCAGGAACGTATGGAGAGGAAGAAGGTATGGGAGATGATTCAGATGTGCTCCATCAGAAATACATGAAACACTCTCTTTCAGAGAATTGAAGAGATCATGAAGAGGACCAGGAAATCAGAAGGGGAACAAAATGACTTTAAGGTGAGACTTTTTTTATTGTCTGATTTAGTGAAGTTACATCAACGTTCTGTCACTCAGAGATATAAAGACAAATGTGTACAGGGCGACGACGAAGATGACGACGACGACGAAGGACTGGACCAGATGGGCTTTGATTCCAAGTGTAGGCATTGATTACTAGCACTTCTTAGCCTCAATGTGGCACCTCTATGACGCCTGGAACTGTCCCCTGACAGCTGACGAGGGGGAGATGGGCGACATCTCCATGGAGACGCATGACTGCGGCGATGGCGTGGGAATCAGACAACCACCAGTGGGCTGCGTGAATGGGAGGGAGGAGACGGACAACAAGGAGAACAACAACGAGGACACCCAGGCAGTCAGGTAAGATGGCCTTGAAAATCCTTGGTCTTTACCTGAAAGACTAAATTCTAAGGATGGGCTCTgcgtctattttttattttttttatgttggttttatatttacttatttttttgtttttattcagtcattggtggagctaaggataatatttgaatattgtttttaatattgttgtgcagcactttggaaacatttttgttgtttaaatgtgctatataaataaagtggattggattggatattaGAGCAGGgacgtccaaactttttccagcaaggaccccataaataaaaattgaaggcTGCTGGGGCCACTGAGATAcactttgtacattaaagatactaaaatCAATAAAGTATAGGTcaatcaatatatgctaaactatctgaatccaatccaatccactttatttatatagcgcatttacacaacaagaatgtttccaaagtgctgcacagccatgttaaaaacaatattaaaaacaatattaaaaacaatattatgctacaccaatgactgaataaaaacaaagaataaatgaatagaaaaccaatacagggacaatataacaataaatatgattaaaaacgattttaaagggtaaaaccaattaaaacagtaaaatagacatcaaaatttattaaaaaaaacacacaggacaacagaggacggaagaccacacaactcacgtagtgttaaaagccaaagaataaaagtggtatTGTGTTCTTCTGAACACAATATCTGTATTTTATCAGTAACATATTCTACCTAATTGAGCCGAaaatatcttctttttttttgtgcaaaaattggtgagttttTCTTCATGTTAATTCTCTGTAAAATGCAATAGAAGTGGGAGGAAAATGCTAAACGAAGCAATTCCAAAAGGGTCTTGGCAGCTTTTGTGATGATTATTTTTGCCAGAATACTAGAAAATAAGATGAGATGTTTTGGATGGATCCTGTTGTTTTTGCTACACCAACTCTAATGTTTGTTGTCAACTTAAAGTAAGATTAGCCGAGAGACGAAGCCCTCGTGAGTCAACTGTCCTGCAAGACTTGACCTCAGTGTCCTCACAGCCACCTTTGTCTCCACAGTCCAACTTCTAAGGGCCGCCTTGTGGAGGGCTCAGAGTTCCTGAACGAGCAGGACTCTGCCAAGGTGGAACTGGTGGGCAGCAAGTCCAACCAGTGGAGCTTTGAGGAGCTCATGGATCTCAACGTTCACTCCAAGACTCACACCCTCATCGAGGCCGAGGACTGCAACCCGGTCCTTATCAACTGTGATGTGCCGGACGGGACCAAAGGCAGCCCAGTGAGCTCCCTGCATTCCTCCAGTCCAGCCATAGAGGCTCTGTCAGGTGAGGAGATGATTCCACTGAAGGATTCTTCTTCTTCACATTCTCCTTCTTCACATCCTTCTTCTCGTGTCTCCGCAGAGATCTGACACCAGGAAGCCTCTCCACTGTTGCACTCCTCCACTTCCTGTCCAGCTCAGCTTCATTTGAAAGATTCCAACAGCGTCCTCCTCCATTTATTCCACAGGGAGGAGCTAAGCACCCCACAAGAGCTAGGTGTTTCATAAAAGCTTCAGGGAAATTCCACATTCTTTTTTTCTCATGTCATCTTCTTCCTTGAGCCCTTTTTTTCTATGTCGTGTCAGAGtttgacaggttttttttttttaagggttttGTCTTCATCAGGGGTTGTAATTTATTCATTCATGTCGGCTTGTTTGTTCTTCTCCATGTTGTCATCACGTGTTTAGATGTTCTTCTATATCAGAACCTTTGTTACAAATGTCCTTTTTTCGCATCTTTGTGACTCTTCCAAATTTACTCGACTGGCTGCTTGGTTTTTTGCAGCGTCCAGCAATTATGGCCTTACCAGTTTTTTTCCACAGCCTCCATTTTGGCTGTGAATAACTATCTGCGCACAGCTTCTTGTCATGTGAAGGGCTCCTTGTCTCCCGTGCATTGCACTCCCCTTCacggccaccagatggcagtgaaCTGTTAGCACACGTTGTTCAATCAGGGCTCTTTAGGCTTTTTctcatgttgtacatgttgtatATGGAGCTTGTTTACTAACACCATGGTCCTAGTCTGCATGGTCTCTTCCTTTCTGCTAAATTCTATCCTCCTCTGTGAGATGACGTCTGGACACACGAGCTGCTATCCCACAAAATGCATTTCAACTTATTTAATATAACACGTGGCTGTTTATAAAGTatatttaagtgttgtacattgaAATCAGTGTTAGGCCAATGAAGCCACGTTCAGGGCGGAGTAATGTCTACATGTTTGTCACCTTGTTCTGCTTTCAGTCTAATAGTTGGGACCTGGATGTATGCCTTGGTGTTGATGGGCTTTGCTTTTATTAAGAATGTAACCGCCGTCCTTCACTCCTTCTTCATCCTATCATCCACAACTGCTCTACACGTTGAAGGCTTGTGTTAGCTTTACTGTAGACTGCTGGGACAACCTCAACAGCACCACCTGTTGGAGGGAAGCTGCTACTGTTGCCCGCTATaggtggctagctagctagcgccgTGCCTTAGATGGACTCCAAATACGAGAACAGTGTCCTTACCTCGGCCTCTGACAATCAAGTCCCTTGTGAATAATGTTCCCCAGCACCCTGGCCACATTTGTACTGTAAATATAATAAAGTCTTCTAAAATGATGTTAATAAAGTCTCGCAAAACTAGACGTGAGGTTGCCACCATCTTTTATTCTTCATGCTTGTTTGAATCATCACTCCAAAGGAATACATATTTCAGCCTTTTCACAAGAAGGGCTTGAAAGTTGCAAGTAGAAAGTTAGTATGTTGCGTTTATATGTCAGTTATAGAGTTGAAGCAAGGTTGGATCATGTCCTAAGCTGCAATGACTTCATtaatgatgtttccctcttgcagAGAGAGGAAAATGACCTTTCGGGGCAGGATGGATGTAATGATCAGCTCACAGCTTCTTGGCACAGTCAGGGCAGTAGACGTGCTCCCCGGTGATGACGAAGCGCTTGTTGGCCAAGGTCAGGCAGCACTTCTTGCAGGTGAAGCAGAACTCGTGCCAGGAGTAGCCCTCGTAGTTCACCACTTTGGTGCCACGGCCGAACCCTGGGACACACAAGGACGTGGGGTCAGTGCACCATTCATCCTTTCACACATGACGTCATTGTTTGCCTCATCAAGGTTGAAACTATCGGTGCATGCAAGTTGTGTAATGTGTCTTACAACTTCTCCAACCCTTCTAGTGCTGTAGAACTTCAACatgtcacttctctgtgaagcgctttgagtgtctagaaaagcgctatataaatctaatccattattattattattattattattatgtcctgTTAGTAGGGATGatatttgataagaaattatcgagttcgagcccattatcgaaccgattccttatcgattctcttatcgaatccagataggttgttgtgtatggaaaaaaacacaatatttggtttaacaaaagctcacttttatttcataagaaaaaaataaaataaataaataaatattgactgttacccccctaaaaaaaatattgactgttacccaaagtatattaagtgggatttttcagaaaaacatatatatatacagtaacacaaaaacaacctgtctctgtgatcactataagtgtataaataataatatagtgttaaataaaatcagtcccttgggcacaaaactgaaaataatacagctctccaaaaagtgcacttctgctgctattggaacatactaactacacacactatgacactaagaacaccagtcagtcatcaatcaacaattcttccctccttacatgagagcgaagcctggcaataattgcatattcaaCATGTCCTGTTAGTAGGGATGatatttgataagaaattatcgagttcgagcccattatcgaaccgattccttatcgattctcttatcgaatccagataggttgttgtatatggaaaaaaacacaatatttggtttaacaaaagctcacttttatttcataagaaaaaaataaaataaataaataaatattgactgttaccccccctaaaaaaatattgactgttgttacccaaagtatattaagtgggatttttcagaaaaacatatatatatatacagtaacacaaaaacaacctgtctctgtgatcactataagtgtataaataataatatagtgttaaataaaatcagtcccttgggcacaaaactgaaaataatacagctctccaaaaagtgcacttctgctgctattggaacatactaactacacacactatgacactaagaacaccacagtcagtcatcaatcaacaattcttccctcCTTacattgcctgttctgccctcactatacatgttgaggttatacagcttggcagacagttaacaaacaatccaaagcagattcatccatttaggctctttattgttgttgatcttgctttgtcttttcttatctttacttttgtcttgcattggactgtttttgttttttttaaactgaaatacacacaatgacaaatgtataagctatgtgattcaattaacatactgaaatgtaatacacaatatgtaaatattagcttcacacaaatatacagtactatcatcaaacaaatacttctgagttttggaactatttcgatggtggaaatacacgactggcagccattttaagtcctcaaaacatccattgaaacagtgcacaaaaatcgtttttcaataaacatcttagtatcaaactttccaccttaatattgagtaacataaacaagttaaacagtttacttacagacttatcttttccaaggctggtaagagctaacacaacttgtcggcttctcaattgtctcaacccggaagtgcccaaactaatgacgcgtagtattttcatatcgccacaaggtgtcagtaagagtctacaatcaaatgggcataacattgcaggtcccacagggcatttcctgtacgtgggaagggattcgaataaagaaccaactctttttctttactatagtggcctcgataatgggaaccggttctcaaaaagagattcgagtccatggaatcggttcttttcttatcgaacaaccgggagaaccgatttcga carries:
- the map7d3 gene encoding ensconsin isoform X2 — translated: MADGTTTLKGLRAQMAAAAQAQGEERRSQAASPAPPAKPQGCRPVIDGAALRVDDRLRVAKERREEAERQQALRESQIMERERKAKMQVERQLEERQKKAVEQRKKEEQKRMAVEEKRKQKQEEEKEHYEAVMRRTLERSQRVEQRQKRWSWGGLSTDSDGRGDSDTGASSPVAIVICPATPEKPPSTQKVDKRSTSTINLKQPSEANISKRLSSSSATLIKSPDKSFKPRSSSCNRVLRKDSLPEAAKEKSKTRPVEQTGASMKKRSASLTRVSVGRVQTPAKAAKGTADDQARKPPTSAVDGGVISRLLTPTQASLARSKSAAALSPEGTDTPAALLSASAAPLHPPRGPMRSRSIDRQKNGMTTSVSADGALDPSLAKQERPFTSPGRQRPPSPSIPLGRNRSPSPAPNPSLKRTPSPAAAKQNARARPPSPAMKQRPPSPQPTTAKPPPIQKPALTPPGPPTLRKRDSRPKDLGPVTTGSPQSSDSSKSKDKDDAKTGTNSAAEAAKILAENRRLMREQKEKEEQLRIQREEEDKLRKEEEERLAEEARLKREEEEKILAAERRVKEEEEALIAEEERVRMEAEDALKQAELQKEREEAEAKALVEAEKVRQERERVMQQNQQERMERKKRIEEIMKRTRKSEGEQNDFKGDDEDDDDDEGLDQMGFDSKSDEGEMGDISMETHDCGDGVGIRQPPVGCVNGREETDNKENNNEDTQAVSPTSKGRLVEGSEFLNEQDSAKVELVGSKSNQWSFEELMDLNVHSKTHTLIEAEDCNPVLINCDVPDGTKGSPVSSLHSSSPAIEALSEI
- the map7d3 gene encoding ensconsin isoform X1; this translates as MADGTTTLKGLRAQMAAAAQAQGEERRSQAASPAPPAKPQGCRPVIDGAALRVDDRLRVAKERREEAERQQALRESQIMERERKAKMQVERQLEERQKKAVEQRKKEEQKRMAVEEKRKQKQEEEKEHYEAVMRRTLERSQRVEQRQKRWSWGGLSTDSDGRGDSDTGASSPVAIVICPATPEKPPSTQKVDKRSTSTINLKQPSEANISKRLSSSSATLIKSPDKSFKPRSSSCNRVLRKDSLPEAAKEKSKTRPVEQTGASMKKRSASLTRVSVGRVQTPAKAAKGTADDQARKPPTSAVDGGVISRLLTPTQASLARSKSAAALSPEGTDTPEYHLCPRSASAAPLHPPRGPMRSRSIDRQKNGMTTSVSADGALDPSLAKQERPFTSPGRQRPPSPSIPLGRNRSPSPAPNPSLKRTPSPAAAKQNARARPPSPAMKQRPPSPQPTTAKPPPIQKPALTPPGPPTLRKRDSRPKDLGPVTTGSPQSSDSSKSKDKDDAKTGTNSAAEAAKILAENRRLMREQKEKEEQLRIQREEEDKLRKEEEERLAEEARLKREEEEKILAAERRVKEEEEALIAEEERVRMEAEDALKQAELQKEREEAEAKALVEAEKVRQERERVMQQNQQERMERKKRIEEIMKRTRKSEGEQNDFKGDDEDDDDDEGLDQMGFDSKSDEGEMGDISMETHDCGDGVGIRQPPVGCVNGREETDNKENNNEDTQAVSPTSKGRLVEGSEFLNEQDSAKVELVGSKSNQWSFEELMDLNVHSKTHTLIEAEDCNPVLINCDVPDGTKGSPVSSLHSSSPAIEALSEI